The Arachis hypogaea cultivar Tifrunner chromosome 19, arahy.Tifrunner.gnm2.J5K5, whole genome shotgun sequence genome has a window encoding:
- the LOC112777633 gene encoding uncharacterized protein, which yields MEPPLLPKKPLSDKVPNFDVHKQEGDSAHHLPASAVTEDQVDEGVEVVNVDEKEQLLNSGDNGLEDSSCVQQVSVKKKRGRKSKKDMLEALNIARKKKGDDDSADMTVKTRVRTSVPTCAENLKEEYGDDEGLGEKKRRGRKPKNQKTEEHPINDNDVPNVENESKPDIDNEGEDADGDVQKRKQDRVGSRKRGGKMKLEDRNPGDSANDGVPEKFPGRKRKNMDGEQKEELGSHSNAQIDAETTLDSLEKSDNQRSYSLRKRENTSNHKRVDLLKGIDVQKQTAEKEFQAKRQGLSIEKSIDDTRPIHPDTHQDFHTPVSDQAFSPQEMELKELISAVSNLSHKIDMTSQSSTIETSPESRLPKELCPRALESLKRLVDFSKHTVDEWLNQDDLNNLLSEILSSTLEYHVPISFSKQVQKFKNFINNSLVSHNKLADLKKELSQIETESVHLDVSYASSQKNYKKYETNVAHAAKALDQLVCREEELEKELAGVRADIASLRNRFLKADKRKKDLNRELCEMESTRAELKRKYEKLQIEEREEILVFSSINEERVRLRLELEELLKPYL from the exons ATGGAGCCTCCACTCCTACCGAAGAAGCCCCTTTCCGATAAAGTTCCGAACTTTGATGTCCACAAACAAGAAGGTGACTCTGCTCACCACCTCCCGGCAAGCGCGGTTACCGAGGACCAGGTCGATGAAGGCGTGGAAGTTGTGAATGTGGATGAAAAGGAGCAGCTTTTGAACAGTGGTGATAATGGGCTTGAAGATTCCTCTTGCGTTCAACAAGTTAGTGTTAAAAAGAAGCGCGGAAGAAAGTCTAAAAAGGACATGCTGGAGGCCTTGAACATCGCGAGGAAGAAGAAAGGTGATGATGATTCTGCTGATATGACTGTGAAAACGCGTGTAAGAACAAGCGTTCCAACTTGTGCTGAGAATCTCAAAGAAGAATACGGTGATGATGAGGGTCTTGGTGAGAAGAAGAGACGTGGCAGAAAACCGAAGAACCAGAAGACGGAAGAACACCCTATTAATGACAATGATGTTCCAAATGTAGAAAATGAGTCAAAACCTGATATAGATAATGAAGGGGAAGATGCAGATGGTGATGTTCAGAAGAGGAAGCAAGATAGAGTTGGGAGTAGAAAACGTGGTGGGAAAATGAAGTTAGAAGATCGAAACCCCGGTGATTCTGCAAATGATGGCGTTCCGGAGAAGTTTCctggaaggaaaagaaagaacATGGATGGTGAGCAAAAGGAGGAGTTGGGGTCTCATTCCAATGCTCAAATTGATGCTGAGACAACCTTAGATTCCTTGGAAAAAAGTGACAATCAGCGTAGTTACAGTTTAAGGAAGAGGGAAAATACCAGCAACCATAAACGAGTTGATTTGCTAAAAGGCATTGATGTGCAAAAACAAACAGCTGAGAAAGAGTTCCAAGCTAAAAGACAAG GGCTTTCAATTGAAAAGAGTATCGATGATACCCGTCCCATTCATCCTGATACACATCAAGATTTCCATACACCTGTATCGGATCAAGCATTTAGCCCACAAGAAATGGAATTAAAAGAGCTCATCTCAGCTGTTTCCAATCTGTCTCATAAGATTGACATGACATCTCAATCTTCAACCATCGAGACATCACCAGAATCTCGTCTTCCAAAAGAGTTATGTCCTCGTGCTCTTGAAAGTCTAAAGAGACTTGTCGATTTCTCGAAGCACACCGTTGACGAGTGGCTAAATCAAGATGACCTCAACAACCTGCTTTCCGAAATCTTGAGCTCCACTCTTGAATATCATGTGCCCATCAGCTTCTCCAAGCAAGTGCAGAAATTCAAGAACTTTATCAACAACTCGCTCGTCTCTCACAACAAGCTTGCCGACTTGAAAAAGGAATTGTCTCAAATTGAAACAGAATCTGTACACCTTGATGTATCGTATGCATCTTCCcaaaagaattataaaaaatatgaaactaaTGTTGCTCATGCTGCTAAAGCCCTTGATCAACTGGTCTGTCGGGAAGAAGAACTCGAAAAAGAACTTGCTGGAGTCCGGGCGGACATAGCTTCACTGCGGAATCGTTTCCTCAAAGCTGACAAGAGAAAGAAAGACCTTAATCGAGAATTGTGCGAAATGGAAAGTACTCGAGCTGAACTTAAAAGAAAATACGAGAAATTACAGATCGAAGAACGTGAGGAAATTCTGGTATTCAGCTCAATCAATGAAGAAAGAGTCCGTCTCAGGTTGGAGCTGGAAGAACTTCTAAAACCTTATCTTTGA